In Nocardia terpenica, the genomic window TTCGACGTCCAGGGCGCCGAGATTGTCCTCCAGCTGGGCCACGGTGCGGGCGCCGATGATCGGGGCCGTGACACCGGGGTTGCGCAGCGTCCAGGCGAGGGCGACCTGCGAGGGGGTCCGGCCGAGGTCGGCGGCGACCTGCTTCACGACGTCCGCGATGGCCAGCCCCCGCTCGGTGAGCGAGCCCTGAGCGAGGGCCACGTTCTTGCGGGTGCCCTCGGGCGATCCGACGGCCGCCTCGGCCAGGTCGGCCCGGCTGTACTTACCGGTCAGCACGCCGCTGGCCAGCGGCGACCACGGGATGACGCCCAGGCCCAGTTCCCGGGCCATCGGGATCAGATCCCGCTCCACCGTGCGCTCGATCAGGCTGTACTCGACCTGCAGTGCCACCAGCGGCGACCAGCCGCGCAGGTCGGCAATGGTCTGCATGCGCGACACCTGCCACGCCGGGGTGTCCGAGATGGCCACGTACAGCACCTTGCCCCGGCGGACCAGGTCGTCCAGGCCGCGCAGCACCTCCTCGACCGGGGTCGTGGAATCCCAGACGTGCACGTACAGCAGGTCGATGTAGTCGGTGTTCAGCTGCCGCAGGCTGTTGTCCACCGAGGTGACCATGCTCTTGCGGCCGTTGCCGCCCGCATTGGGGTCGCCGGGACGGCGCAGCATCGCGTATTTGGTTGCCAATACCAGGCTTTCACGATTGTCCCGGGTGAATTCGCCCAGCAGCCGTTCGGAGCTGCCATTGGTGTAGACGCTGGCGGTATCGATGAAATTGCCGCCGCGCTCGACATACACGTCGAACAGCTTGCGGGCGTCGTCGGTGTCGGCGCCCCAGCCCCAGTCGGCCCCGAAGGTCATCGTGCCCAGTGCCAGCGGGGAGACCCGCAGACCGGAGCGGCCCAGCAGCCGGTAGGTGTCGAGAGTGAGAGACATCGTATTCTCCTGCGTTTGGTGGATCCGTGGTCGAAAATCAGTCTGTGCCGATCACGGACAGGGGGTAAGGGAAGGGATTGCCTAGGAATTCCGGTCCCACCCAGCCGTACCATCGGATGGGTGAGAACTGGCACTGTGGACGCGACACAGGAATTGGCCGCTTTCCTGCGCGCCCGGCGGGAACGACTGGATCCGCGCGATTTCGGCCTGCCCGAGCGCAGGCAGGCCCGCCGGACCCCGGGCCTGCGCCGCGAGGAGGTCGCCGAGCTGGCCGGGGTCAGCACCGACTACATCGTGCGGCTGGAGCAGGGCCGCGGCCTGCGGCCCTCGCCGGAGGTGCTGGAGGCGCTGGCCCGCACGTTGCGCCTGGACTCCGACGAGCGCGTGTACCTGTTCGACCTGGCCCAGCAGCGCCCGCCGACCGTCGGCAAGCCGTCGACCACCGCGGCCCCGGCGCTGGGCCTGCTGGTCGCCGACCTGTCCCCGCTGCCCGCGATGCTGGTCAACCACCGCTACGACATCCTGGCCTGGAATCCGGAGATGGCGCGGCTGCTGGTCGACTTCGACACCCTGCCGCCCGCCCAGCGCAACACGATGTGGCTGTGCCTGCTGTACCCGGGCATGCCGGAGGATTTCTACGTCGACCGCGAGACCATCGTCCGCGAGGGCATCGCCGACCTGCGCGCCGCCTGGGCCGCCCACCCCGACGACCACGCCCTCGCCGACCTCATCGAGCAATTCACCTCGCAGAGCGAGGAATTCGCGCGCCTGTGGGCCAAGCGCGACGTCAAGGTCAACGGCCGCGGCCGCAAATCCATGCGCCACCCCGAGGCGGGCCTGCTAACCGTGAACTTCGAGGTCCTGATGCCCCTGCAGGACCCGGACCACCGCTTGATCATCTACCGCGCCGCCGACGCAGAATCACAAGCGGCACTGGATGTTCTGGCGGCCCCGGCCAAAAGCACGCCGGGGCAATGAGTGCCGGGAGCGCCGGGGCAATGAGTGCCGGGAGCGCCGGGGCAATGAGTGCCGGGAGTGCCGGGGCAATGAGTGTCGGGAGCGCCGGGGCAATGAGTGTCGGGAGCGCCGGGGCAATGGGTGCCGGGAGTGCCGGGGCAATGGGTGCCGGGAGCGCCGGGGCAATGAGTGTCGGGGACGCCGGGTAATGAGTGTCGGGGACGCCGGGGCAATGAGTGCCGGAGGCGCCGGGGCAATCATTGTTGGACGCGCTGGGTAATGATTGTTGGGCGCGCGCCGGGCAATCATTGTCAGACGCGCGCCGGGGCTGTGAATGTCGGGCGCGTTTGGGCGATGATTGCGGGGGTGCTGGGGCAATCATTGTCAGACGCGCGCTGAGGCAATGAATGTCGGACGCGTGCCGGGGCAGTGATTGACGGAGGTGCGCTGGGGCAATCATTGTCGGACGCGCGCCGGGTATTGAATGTCGGACGCGTGCCCAGGTAGTGATTGCTGGAGGTGCGCTGGGTGGCGGTGGGTTGTTGGCTCGGTTATCGGGTTGGGGTGTGGCGGGCGCGGGTGAGGTCGGGGGAGCGGTAGAAGGTTTCGGAGATGGTGGACAGGCGGGAGCTGTGGGCGCGGGGGCCTAGGGCGTAGAACTGTTGGAAGCTCATGATGAGGGGGCGCCAGGCGTCGGGGTCGATGCGGTCGGTGGTTCCGGCCATTCGGATGGTGTCGTGCACGTGCACCCGCTGGATGCGGGCCTCGATCACGGACACGTTGCCGGTCTGCTGTGGGTCGTCGGCGGCCAGCGGGTGGACGATGCTGACCACCGCCTCCATGGTGACCGGGCACTCGGCGACCCGCGGCGGCGAAACCGTTTCCGACGCAACGGGTGTCAGGCCCGCGGTGCCGAATTTATCGGGCTCGTAACGGTATCCGCGCTCGGCCTTGCGGGCGGAAACCGGATTCGACCCCGTGGTCAGGGCGAGCCGATCGACGGCCGGGACGAGCTCGTCCGAGGGCAGGTTCAACACGCATTCCCCGGTCCGCAGCAGGTTCTGCACCGTCTTCGACTTCGTCCCCATGCCGAGGACGGCGCGCCACCCCAGCCAGAACGCGGAGGACATCGGCGCCAGATTGGCGCTTCCGTCCTCGTTCACCGTGGAGATCAGCACGACCGGCGTGCCGAAGTACAAGATATTGGGCTCGATTCCGGTGTGAGTCATCGTCGTCGCAGTCACAGGCCAAGCCTGCAATGTCCGCTCCGCCGGGGCTGGCGGTATCCGGACAGGGCATTCTCGCCCGGCGCACGGCTTTACCCTCGACATATGCCCGGCGTTACCGGCCTTTCCGTGCCTCATGCCGTAGGTTTGCTGGGATACTTTGCAGTGGTTCCAGTGGATGCTCTCGGGATATGAGGAGGCCCGGTGACGCGAGCGCAGGACCGTGCCGTGCCGGACACGGGCGCGGATGCCGTCGATCATCCGCTGTCCGGTGCGCAAGTGCGGTGGTGGGTGGCCCAGCAGCTGTATCCCGAGGTGCCCAATACCGTTGCGTTGTACCTGGATCTGCTCGGGCCGCTCGAGGTGCCCGTGCTCGAGGCGTGTGCCGAGCGGGCGGCGCGCGAGCTGCAGTCGCCCTGGGTGCGCTTTCGCCTGGTGGACGGCCGCCCCCGGCAGTTCCTGGACCCCAACGCCTTCGGACCGCTGCGCTACGAAGACCTCCGCGACCGGCCCGATCCGGTGGGAACGGCCTCGAAAGCCATGGCCGCCGACCACGGTTCCCCGCTCGACCTGCTGACCGATCGCCTCACCACCGCCGCCCTGTACCGCGTCGCTGCCGAACATCACCTGCTCTACCTCCGTAGTCACCACATCGTGCTCGACGGAGTGGGAGCGGCCTCGGTACTGCGGCGCACGGCCGAGCTGTATCTCGAATCGGCCACCGCCGCAACGGAAACCGACGGAGCCGGGAACGGCTTTCGAGCCGGTTCGATGGTCTCCCGGCTGGGCGTGCGATCGTCGGCGCGACCCCTGTCGATTGCCGAACTACTGGAAGACGAACGCGCGTACCAGGATTCGACGCGGATGCGGGCGGATCGGGAGTATTGGCGCGAGCAGCTGCGCGAGGTGGGGCAGACCGACGGGTTCGCGGGTCGGCGGGCCGCCCCGGCGGCGATGCCGCATCGGGTGGAGGGATTCGTGTCGGCGCGCACCGCCCGGCTGTTCGCGGCGGCGCGCGGCCGGACGGGAGCCACGTTTCCGGAATTGACCGTGGCCGCCTTCGCGTGCTATCTGGCGGCCGTGACCGGGTCCGACGAGGTGGTGCTGACGCTGCCGGTGGCGGCCCGGCCGTCCGCGGCGCTGCGACGCTCGGCGGGGTCGCTGTCGAACGTGGTTCCGTTGCGAGCCACCGGGATTCGGGGCGGCACGGTGCGGGCCGCGGTCGAGCAGGTCCGGGCGCGGGTGGTGGGGGCGCTGCGGCACCAGCGCTACCGCTACGAGGATATGCAGCGCGACCGGGGCGAAAGCCATGTGGCGCGGGGCGGATTCGGGCCGGTGGTGAACGTCCTCGGCTTCATCGAGCCGCTGCGCCTGGGCCGGTCGACCGCGCAGGTGCGGCTGCTGGCCCTCGGCCCCGTCGAAGACCTGCTGCTCAACGGCTACCAGCTGGGCGCGGAGGAGGGGTCGATAAGCATTGATATGCAGGCCAATCCGGCGCTGTACTCGCAAGCGACCCTGGCCTGGCATCACGAGCGGTTCCTGGACTACCTCGAGCGATTCCTCGCCGCCGATGCGGAGCAGGTCGTTCGGGAACTGGACCCGCCGATTGTGGTGCCGACCGTCGCGCCGGTACGCACGGATCGGCTGCTACCGGATTTATTGCGCGCCAGCCTGATTCGTCAATCCAACACTCCAACCCCTCATGATTCCGGCATGCTTTTGGCCGGAATCTCACCGATGGATTCCGGCCAAAAGCACGCCGGAATCACCAGTGTCGGGCCGTCGGCGGAGGCGATAGCCCTTCAGGACGGCGACCGCACCTGGATCTACCGCCAACTCGACGAAGACTCCTCCCGTTGGGCCCGCGAGTTGATCGAATCAGGCGCAGGCCCGGGAACTTTCGTCCTCCTGGCCATCCCGCGCTCGGCCGAGTCCGTCCTGGCGCTGTGGGCGGTGGCGAAAGCCGGGGCCGCGTTCGTTCCGGTCGACCCGGCCGATCCGGCGCGCCGCCTGGCCGCGCTGGCCTCGGATTCCGGTGCGCGACTGGGCATGACAATCGCGGCCCATCGCCCCGATCTGCCCGCCGAGGTGGCCTGGCTGGTGCTGGATGACCCGTCGACGGCCGAGCGGGTCCGTCGACGGCCGAGCGATCCGATCGGGGACGACGACCGGCGCCGCACCCTGCGCCCCGATCACCCCGCCTACCTGATCTACACCTCCGGCACCACCGGAACCCCGAAGGGCGTGGCCGTCACCCATCGCGGCCTCGGCCCGCTCACCGACCACATTGTCGAACGCTATGCCGTCGACCGTGATTCGCGCGTTCTGCACGCGCACGCCTCCTCCTTCGACGCCCATCTACTGGAGCTGCTCGCCGCCTTCGCCGCCGGGGCCCGACTGGTGGTCGCGCCCCCGGACGTGGTCGCGGGCGCGGCGCTCCGACGACTGCTGACCGACGCCGAGATCACCCACTTCCTCACCACCCCGGCCGTATTGGCCACCCTCGCACCCGAAGACGTGCCCGCCCTGCGGGTGGCGGTGGTGGGCGGCGAGGCATGCCCGGCCGACCTCGCCCGCCGCTGGGCCCCGGCGCTGCGCCTGTTCAACGGCTACGGCCCCACCGAAACCACCGTCATGGCAACCCAATCCGAAGCCCTGACCCCGGGCGCCCTCGCCCCGATCGGCCGCGCCCTGCCCGGCATTTACACGCTGGTTCTCGACCCCCACCTGCGCCTGGTCCCGCCCGGTGCCCGCGGTGAGCTTTATATCGGCGGCCCCGCCTTGGCCGTGGGCTACCTCGGCCATCCCGTCACCACCGCGGAACGCTTCGTGGCCAACCCCTTCGGGGTGACGAGCAAGTCGGACGTCATAGGCGAACGGCTGTATCGCACCGGCGATCTGGTGCGGGCCGAGGTGGATGGCATGCTGGAGTTTCTCGGCCGCGCGGACGATCAGGTGAGTGTGCGCGGGCGGCGGGTGGAGCCCGCCGAGGTGGAGGCGGCCCTGGTCGCGCTGCCGGAGATCGCGCAGGCGGTGGTCGGCATGGATCACCCGGCATCCGGTCCCCGTCTCATCGGCTATGTGGTGGCCGCGGACGACACTCCGCTCGACACCGCCGATCTCGTTCGTCGGCTGCGGGATGCCTTGCCCGCCGCGCTGGTACCGGCGCAGTTGATCGCGCTGGATCGGTTGCCCGTCACCGCGCACGGCAAGGTCGATCGATCCGCGCTGCCCGCACCGGCTTTCGCGGAGCGGCCCTATCGCGCCCCCGAAACGGCGTTGCAGCGCACCATCGCCGAGCGGTTCGCCGCCGCGACCGGGGCCGCCCGGGTCGGCCTGGACGACGACTTCTTCGAGCTCGGCGGCAATTCCCTGCTGGGCGTGCCGCTGTCGGCCGATCTCGCCGTCGCCACCGGCCGCCCGGTCACCGTGCGCTGGCTCTACACCGCGCCGACCGTGCGCGAACTGGCCGACCGCATTGCCCACGACGACGGCACCGGCGCCGACGACGCGCTCGGCGTCCTGCTGACGCTGCGCCGCGGCGGCGCCGAACCACCGCTGTTCTGTGTGCATTCCGCGGTCCCGCTGGCCTGGTGCTACTCCGGCCTGGCCCGCTACATCACCGACCGGCCCGTGCTGGGCCTGCAGGCCGTGACGGGGCGGCCCCGGGCCACCATCGACGAACTCGCCGAAGGCTATGTGGCGGAGATCCTTCGGCGGCAGCCGGACGGCCCCTACCACCTGCTGGGCTGGTCGCTGGGCGGGCAGATCGCGCACGCCATCGCCGTCCGGTTGCGCGAACGCGGCTGTGCGGTAGCGGTGTTGGCCATGCTGGACAGCGTGGTGTTCCCGGAGGACATGCCGCCGCCCCCGACCCCGCGCATGCGCGACCTGCTCACCCACCTGCTCGGCGACGAACCCGAGGACGCCGACGCCCTCGCCGACCTCACCGCCGAGCAGGCCGCGGCCGAATTGGCCGCCGCCGGAGCATCGTTCGGCACCGGCCTGACCGCCGACCAGCTGACCCGCCTGCACCGCGGCTACGCCGACGGCGTCCGCCTGTCGCACGGCTACCGACCCGGCCGCTTCGACGGCGACCTGCTGTACTTCTCCGCCACCCGCGGGGTGACCGAGTCCTTCGGCGCGGACCTGTGGCGGCCCTACGTCACCGGGGAACTGGTCGAACACCCCGTCGACGCCACCCACGCCCAGCTCACCAATTCCGACGTGGTCGCCGTCATCGGTCCCGTCCTGGCCGCGCACCTGGAAGCGGTGCGATGACACCGGCCGCGACGAGAACCGGTGCGCGAACCGGCGTTCGGTGGACGGATGTGTACCGCGACCGGCGCGCCTGGGAGCGCGAGCACCCCGCGGCCGATCGCCTGACGCGCTGGGTGGACGAGCATCTGATGGCCCCGCACCCCGATCTCGGCCGCGACGGCCCGGTCTGCCCGTTCGTGCGGCACAGCATCGTCCGCCGGACCTTCTGGGCCGGGCTGGCGCCGGGCGGCGACGAGCTGACCATCCCGGCGCTGCAGCGCATCGTGGACGACGCGTTCGCCGTCTACGCCGATCTGCGCGCGGAAAACCCCTCGGAATTGCGCAGCGTGACGCTGGTGACCCTGTTCCCGGGCCTCACCCGCTGCGACCTGATCGACACCGTGCACCGGTCCCGCAAGACCGAGGCGGTGACCCACGGCCTCATGATCGGCCAGTTCTACCCCGGCTGCCCGGTCCCCGGCCTGTGGAACCGCGACTTCCGCCCCCTGGACGCGCCGGTCCCGATGCTGGTGCTGCGCAAGATGATGAGCACCGACTTCCCATTCCTGGTCGCCCGGACCGATTGGCTCTACGCCTATTTCACCCAGGTCGCCCCGGCCCTCCCCAGCAGGCTGCGCTGGGCGATAGCCGAGCGGATGCGGATGGACGGTCCCGCGGTCGGCGAGATCACCGCGCTGCGAGCGCATTCCACCGGGGAACACGCCACATGACAACCCCGGTCTCGGCGCCGCAATGGTGGGATACTCCCCTCATGCACCGGCTGCTGCGCTGCCTGGCCGTCCTGTTCGCCGCATTCGCCTTCGCGATGCCCGCGGCGGCGGCCGCCGATCCCGGCGACGGATCGGCCATTCTCGATGTGCAGTCGCTGGGTGGTCGCCAATACAACGTGACCGTCTACTCCGCGGCCATGAACAAGCCTGTCACCGTGTGGGTTTCGCATCCGGACGGGCCCGCGCCCACGCTGTATCTGCTCAACGCGGTCGACGGCGGCGAGACCGGCGGCCCCTGGACCGCCCGCACCGACGTCGCCGGATTCTTCGCCGACAAGCCGGTGAATGTGGTGGTGCCGATGGGCGGCCGCGCCAGTTACTACACCGACTGGGTGGCCGACGATCCGGTGCTGGGCCGCAACAAGTGGTCCACCTTCCTGCTGCACGAGCTGCCGCCGCTGCTACAGGCTCGCTTCCAGACCAACGGCCGCAATGCCGTTGCGGGAACGTCGATGTCGGCCACCTCGGCGCTGGACCTGGCCATCGAGGCGCCGGGCATGTACCAGGCCGTCGGCTCCTACAGCGGCTGCCCCCGCACCAGCGATATCGCGTCCCGCGCCTACGTCCATTCGCAGCTGGGGCTTTTCGGCGCCAATGCCGACAATATGTGGGGCGGCCCCGACAATCCGGCCTGGCCCGCGCACGACCCGGTGGTCAATGCCGACCGGTTGCGCGGTGTGGCCCTATATGTTTCGTCCGGCAACGGCGGCGCGGGCATCCACGACACCCTGTTCGATCCCTCCATCGGCGGCAACCCGATGAAGCTCGCCGACCGCCTGGCGGTGGGCGGCAGCATGGAGTCGATCGTCGCGGTGTGCACCAGGGAATTGCTGGATCGTCTTGCCGCCCTGGGCATTCCGGCCACGGCCGTCAGTCGGGCAGGCACCCACGCCTGGCCATACTGGCAGGACGACGTGCACGACTCGTGGCCGGTGTTCGCCGCCGCGCTGGGGGTGTGAGCGGGCTCAGCCGCGCACCTGGCGGCGATAGGTGACCTTGTCGAATTCGCGGCCGTACTCGTCGACCGCGACCACATCCATCTCGCTGGCGAAGAACCCCGGCCGCACATCGACCCGGATGAAGGAGTAGTTGCGGAAACGCACCCGCGACCAGGGCGCGTCCTCGGCCTTCTTGGTCCCGTCCGGGGTCCATACGTAACTGTTGGGCACATCGGTGTCGGTGACCTCGTGGCCGCGATAGGTCTCCGGCGAGCCGGGCTGGAACCCGTAGCGCGGCCGACCGCCGCCGCCCACCGTGTAGTAGACGGTGCCGTCGGTGTCGGGGTAGACGATGGAATTGTCGCCCGCCACCTTGGTCGCCCGCCCGGCGCGGATCGGGTCGGTGCGCTCGAACACGTGATTGTGGCCCTGCAGCACCAGATCCACCCGGTAGCGGTCGAACAGCGCGCACCAGGCGTCGCGCACCCCGCCGTCGCTGGCGTGCGAATCGGTGGTCGAATACGCGCAGTGGTGGAAGAAGCAGACGATGAAGTCGATGGCCGGATTCGCCCGATAGGCCGCGAGAGTCCGCTCCACCCAACCGGTCTGGGCGCCGCCGGAATAACCGGTATTGGCCCGGATCTCATAGGAGATGTCATTGGCGTCCAGCGACAGCACCGCCACATTGCCGTAGCCGAACGAGTACGCCGACGGGCAGCCCGCCGGGCCGTTGCCCGGAAAGTCCAGGCGCGCAAGGTGTCCGCCGTAGCCGTGGGTGTCGTAGGCGGCCTCCATGTCGTGATTGCCGGTGGCGAACATCCACGGCGTGCTCGCGGCGTTGCGTTCGATCGCGCCCAGATACGCGTCCCACACATACGGGTTGAACCTGTCGAAACCCTTGGGCGCCTTGCTCCCCGAGGGCGCGAACCGCGGCGTCCGGCCCGCGCCGTCGGGGTCGGCGTAGGCGATGTCACCGGCGAGGATGTGGAAATCCGGTCGGGCGGCGTCGATCTGGCGCAGCACATTGTCCGCGTGCGGCGCGGTCGGATCGTTGTCGGGCTTGTAGTACCTGTCGTCGTAGTCGCCGGGCGCCAGGCCCGGGGGTTGCGTCGGGGTGGCGTCGGTGCCCTGGTCGCCCATCATCGTGAAGCGGAAGGGCAGCACGGCATCTCGCGCCGTCGGCATGGCCGTCCAGGCGGAGGCGATCTCACCGGTGAAGCCGTCGGCGGTGCGCCACCGGTAGAAGTGCGGCATCCGGCCCGGCAGCCCGTCCACCGGCGCGTGCACATAGAACTGCTCGGCCGCCAATACGCCGCCGTCGGTGGTGGGGAGCTGGGTCACCAGGTTGCGCACCTGCGCCTCGGTCGTCGCGCCCAGCGCGGGGGTGGGGCCGTGATCGAGGAACACCTTGGTGCCATTGGGATTTCGGGACAGCTGCGCGGCGAATCGAAGCTGACCCGCCGCGTCCGCGCCGTATCCGACGTGCCGTCCCGCCACCGCCAGCCCGGCGTCGTCGGCGTAGGCGCGGCCCGCGAACGGAGACGTCCCGACCGCCGCCACCGCCGCGGCGGCCGCCGAACCACGCAGGAAGTTGCGGCGCGTCACGGCGCGGCGGCGCAGGTACTCCCGGTGCCACTCGTGCTGTTCGGCCATGGTCATGGCGGCGGCGAGCGGTTCGGGAATCCCGGTGTCGGGGACATCGCCGGGCGGGTTCAGACGAATCGACGGCATGTCGTTGGATATTTGTCCAAATCCGGGGTGCGGGGCAACTCGGATCGGCCCGGCACCCGCAAATTCTTGGTGAACTTTGCGTGCCGGAGGGCGGGAACGATCGTCGCGTACCATTCGTGGACGAGCGACCGATCGGGATGGAATGTATGCCGGAACTCGTTGACGCGCAGGCGCTTGCCGCGCGGATCGCCGCGGAGCTGACCGGGCCGGGCGGCCCGTTCGAGACGACCGTCGAGCCGGTGCTCGGCGTCTCGATGCCGGTACTGCGCCACCGGTTCCGTTCCCTGCGCGAACTGCTGGATTCCTCGCTGGCCTGGGGCGATCGCGACTACCTGGTGACCGCGGAGCGCCGCCTGTCCTATGCCGGGCACGCCCGGGAGGTCGGGGCGCTCGCGCGGGCGCTGGCGCAGCGGTACGGGATCGGCAGGGGCGACCGGGTCGGGATCTTTGCCGCCAACACGCCCGAATGGGTGGTCACGTTCTGGGCGGCGCAGTGCCTGGGCGCGATCGCGGTCGGATACAACGGGTGGTGGTCGGCCCGCGAGATCGCCTACGGGCTCGAGCACACCCGGCCGTCCGTCGTGATCGCCGATGCCAAGCGGGCGGCGGTACTGGCCGAGGCGTGGCGCGAGACCGGGACCGAGGTGCCGGTGCTCACCATGGCGGACGACCTGCCCGGGCTGATCGCCGACCACCCGGGGGAGCTTCCGGCCGCCGTCCCCGTGGACGAGGACGATCCGGCGGTCATCCTCTACACCAGCGGCACCACCGGGCGGCCCAAGGGCGTGGTGCACGCGCATCGCAGCCTGATCGCCGTCAGCGACTTCTATCGCTTCGGCGAGGCCAGCACCGAGAACCTCGCCCGCCGCGCGGCCGACCCGGACGCGCCGCTCGTGCTGCCCGTCCCGAACCGGAAGCGGTATCTGCTGTCGTCACCGCTGTTCCACATCGCGAGCCTGCACAATCTGGTGGTGCCGCGGCTGGGCAGCGGCGCCGCGGTCGTCATGCATCAGGGCGCGTTCGACGTGGATCGGGTGCTGCGCCTGGTGGAACGGGAGCGGGTCACCAACTGGGGCGCGGTCCCGACCATGATCAGCCGAATGCTCGAGCGGGATCTGTCGGGCTACGACCTGTCCGCGCTGACGGCGGTGTCGCTCAATACCGCGCCCTCCTCGCCGGTATTGCAGCGGCGGTTGCGCGAACGGCTGCCCGCCGCACGGGGTTCCGTGGTCACCAGCTACGGCCTCACCGAATGCGGCACGGCCGCAACGATTGCCACGCCCGCCGAGCTCGTCGCGCAGCCGGAGACGGTGGGGCGGCCGATCTTCGGCGTGGCGATCGAGATTCGCGACGGCGAGGGCACGGTCCTCGCCGAGGGCGAGGAGGGCGAGGTCTGGGTGCGCGGGCCGTACCTGATGCTCGGCTACTGGAACGACGAGGCCGCCACCGCCGCGGCCTTCGACGCCGAACGCTGGTTGCGCACCGGCGATTTCGGCGTCCTCGAGGACGGCCGCCTGCGCCTGTCCGGCCGCCGCACCGACCTGATCCTCCGGGGCGGGGAGAACGTCTACCCCGTCGAAATCGAGAACGTCCTCGACGAACACCCGAAGGTCCTGGAGTCCGCCGTCCTCGGCATCCCCCACGAAGACCTCGGCCAACAGGTCGCCGCCATCGTGGTCGCCGCCGACCCGACGGCCCTCACCGAATCCGACCTGACGGCATTCGTCGCCGCCCGCCTGGCCTATTTCAAGGTCCCGGCCCGCTGGCGAATCACCACAGAACCATTGCCCCGCAACGCAACCGGGAAGGTACTTCGCCGAGACCTCACGATTTGATCCCGGCCAAAAACATGCCGGGATCATGGGTGTGGGCGCGCCGGGGTCATGGGTGGAGGTGCGCCGGATCGTGAGAAGTCGGCGCGCCGGGATCATGGGTGGAGGCGCGCTCGGATCATGAGTGGGGCGCGCCGGGATCGTGAGAAACTGCCTTGGTCCTGGCGTGTCCTACCGTCCTGGTCCCGGTGTGTCCAACCGTCCTGGTCCCGGCGTGCCCGACCGTCTTGATCCCGGCGTGCCCGACCGTCTTGATCCCGGCGTGCCCGACCGTCTTGATCCCGGCGTGCCCGACCGTCTTGATCCCGGCGTGCCCGACCGTCTTGATCCCGGCGTGCCCGACCGTCTTGATCCCGGCGTGCTTTTGGCCGGGATCATCCGCGCCCACGGGTCAGGTCGTCGGTGTCATGGGTCGAGTACACCGGCTGGCGCGCAGACTTCCCATGGTCGTGACGCTCGCCCGCATAAGCGAGCGTCTACCACCTTGTCGCGCATTCATTCGCAGCACGCGCTACTGTGACTGCCGCCACATATTCCGGGGGCCGATGCTGAAGGATCGCGAATCGATGGGGTTATCGAGGGCAAGTGGTGCGATTGTCGGGGTCGCCGTGCTGACGGCGGCCGTGCTCGGACAGGCCGTGGCCGCGGCCGAGCCGTCGGGCACGCCGAGCGTTCAGGTCGATCGGGCCCAGATCGATGGCGGCTTCGTCGTCATGGCCCTGACCTATTCCTGCCCGACGCAGTGGGCCGACGCGGACAAACGCGCCGCCCGCGTGGTCTCGGCCGTCGTGCAGGGCGGCGTGCGCGCCGACATCGAGACCGGCGACCTGTGGTGCGACGGCGAGCCACATGCCATCTACACCAATCCGTTCGGCGGGAGTGGCTGGCGGCGGTTCAGGCCGGGCGACGCCGATGTCGAGGCCCAGCTGTACAAGGGCACCGACATGCGGCGGGTGCCGGAGGCCGAGCATCATCGCTCGTTACAGCTAGGCTGAGCCCCGTGCCGCGATTCGAGGCGACCATCCGTTCCGCGCCCGGCGGCGGGGCCTACGTACCCGTCCCCGCCGAGGTGATCGACGCGCTCGGCGGCGCTGGCCGCATCCCGGTGCGCGCCACCTTCGACGGCCTCGACTACACCGGATCCATCACCTCCATGGGCGACGGCCCGTGCCTGG contains:
- a CDS encoding metallophosphoesterase yields the protein MPSIRLNPPGDVPDTGIPEPLAAAMTMAEQHEWHREYLRRRAVTRRNFLRGSAAAAAVAAVGTSPFAGRAYADDAGLAVAGRHVGYGADAAGQLRFAAQLSRNPNGTKVFLDHGPTPALGATTEAQVRNLVTQLPTTDGGVLAAEQFYVHAPVDGLPGRMPHFYRWRTADGFTGEIASAWTAMPTARDAVLPFRFTMMGDQGTDATPTQPPGLAPGDYDDRYYKPDNDPTAPHADNVLRQIDAARPDFHILAGDIAYADPDGAGRTPRFAPSGSKAPKGFDRFNPYVWDAYLGAIERNAASTPWMFATGNHDMEAAYDTHGYGGHLARLDFPGNGPAGCPSAYSFGYGNVAVLSLDANDISYEIRANTGYSGGAQTGWVERTLAAYRANPAIDFIVCFFHHCAYSTTDSHASDGGVRDAWCALFDRYRVDLVLQGHNHVFERTDPIRAGRATKVAGDNSIVYPDTDGTVYYTVGGGGRPRYGFQPGSPETYRGHEVTDTDVPNSYVWTPDGTKKAEDAPWSRVRFRNYSFIRVDVRPGFFASEMDVVAVDEYGREFDKVTYRRQVRG
- a CDS encoding class I adenylate-forming enzyme family protein; its protein translation is MPELVDAQALAARIAAELTGPGGPFETTVEPVLGVSMPVLRHRFRSLRELLDSSLAWGDRDYLVTAERRLSYAGHAREVGALARALAQRYGIGRGDRVGIFAANTPEWVVTFWAAQCLGAIAVGYNGWWSAREIAYGLEHTRPSVVIADAKRAAVLAEAWRETGTEVPVLTMADDLPGLIADHPGELPAAVPVDEDDPAVILYTSGTTGRPKGVVHAHRSLIAVSDFYRFGEASTENLARRAADPDAPLVLPVPNRKRYLLSSPLFHIASLHNLVVPRLGSGAAVVMHQGAFDVDRVLRLVERERVTNWGAVPTMISRMLERDLSGYDLSALTAVSLNTAPSSPVLQRRLRERLPAARGSVVTSYGLTECGTAATIATPAELVAQPETVGRPIFGVAIEIRDGEGTVLAEGEEGEVWVRGPYLMLGYWNDEAATAAAFDAERWLRTGDFGVLEDGRLRLSGRRTDLILRGGENVYPVEIENVLDEHPKVLESAVLGIPHEDLGQQVAAIVVAADPTALTESDLTAFVAARLAYFKVPARWRITTEPLPRNATGKVLRRDLTI